The genome window CAAACGATACGACCAAGCGATAACTGCCCAGGGCCAGACTAGGCAAAACAAACGAGCCTGCACCGTCGGTTGTGGTCCCGGTGATCAATTTTTGGCCATCCATAAGGGCCACGGTGGCAAACGGAACGGGTTTGGCCGTTGTTGAATCGGTTAGCGAGCCGGTCAGCTTACCGAGGGTAGGGGCTTGGGAAAAGGCACGGGCGAGCCCAACGCCAAGCAGAAGCAGCGTGAACAGATGTTTCATCGTAAAGGGAAATAAGAAGGAGGAACCTGTTAGAAGCGAGCCATCAAGCCAGCAGGATTAAAGGTGGTGGGCAACGGGGACGGGGCGCGTAATCCGGTTTTACGCGTATCCGTTCAGGTTGATTGAAAGATGGTAATGCGTTTACGTATGTTGCATCCTTCGTTAAAAAAAATCTAGATTTTGCTAATTTTCGGCGAACCCGTCGATCGTCTTAACGGTCAGGATACCCCGTAAACGCCTGACTACAGCGAAGACGATCGAACGGGCAATGCATTACAGTGTCGGGTAGTTTTTTTTGCCAGGCTGCTGGCTGTTAACTTCGTAGGGTTTCTGTGACGCAGGAGTCTCCCCGGACGAATAGCCTAGTCGTGAGTATGCTGTAATGTGAATCAACTGTTAGCTAGTGCCGATCAAAAAAGCAAGATTGCTTTTTTTCTGTCATTCCAACGACAGGACCGGGCCGCCGGGATGATAGGAAAATCGAGAAACGTTGCTTTATCCATAACGCTCACTACATGATCGACAACGAAACAAACCGCCTGTCCCGACTGGTCTCGTTACTAACCTTGCTGCAAACGAAACGAACCGTAACCGCCGGTGAATTAGCCAATCGTTTTTCGGTCAGTACGCGGACCATTTACCGCGATATACGAACCCTCGAAAGCGCGGGAATCCCCGTGGTGACCCAGGACGGAAAAGGCTATGCCATGCTGGATGGGTATCGACTGCCACCGGTCATGTTCACGCGCGAAGAAGCCATCGCTCTGCTTACGGCGGAAAAGATGACCGCTCAGCTCACCGACGCGATCACTGCTCAGCGATTCGGCACAGCGATGGACAAGCTGCGCGCCGTGCTGAAGCGTGCCGACCGCGATCACCTCGAAACCATCACCCCCCACATTCAGGTACTGGCACCAACCGGCCAGCCTGATCCCCCGAACGCTTACCAGCAACTGATGGCTGCCGCTACGGCTCGTCGGGTGGTACACCTCCACTACTGGTCGGCTGATTCCGGCTTACCCACCACGCGCGACATCGAACCCATTGGCCTTTACCTGAGTCAGCAGTGGCACGTCGTAGCCTATTGCCGGCTGCGTCAGGCGTTTCGGGATTTTCGGCTCGACCGCATTCAGCAGTTAGCCGTGCGTGACGAAGTTTTTGTGGCCCGCCCTGAAACATTGCAGCACTATTGGGAGAAAGAGGCCAGTCGGCAGGGTAAGGATAAGGTCGTTATTCATGTTCAAGCCGCTGCGGTGCTGCCTGCTTCAGCGCAACACTTGCAGGATACCAAGCACCACTATGGCTGGACGCACGATCAGTCCCTATCGGACGGGGTTGTCGAAATGACGTTTTTAGTTGGCTCACTGCCTTATATGGCAGCCTGGCTGCTACCGTACGCAGGTGCCGTAACCATCCGAGAACCACACGCGTTGCGGGAACACCTGCGCGAACTCGCCCAGCGGGCCTACGATTTTTTTTGCGTGTCCGATCAGGGTATGACATAAGGCTGTCAGTGGGTGTCACGACCTTTGTAAAGTCAGAGGACGAACGGCCTCATCGAGTCAAACGCAAATGAACAGCACAGTGGAAAAACGAACAATTGATCCGTGGAAATGGGGTGAGTATACAAACTCGGCGCAGGCCGTTGAGGTCAGACAGCCCGAAGGCACACTCTACTGCTCGGGGCAGGTAGCCATCGACGCCAATGGGCAGGTCCGCGACGCCGATATGAGAACCCAGTTGGTACAGACTATTCAAAACGTGGAGCAACTGATCAGCGAGGCTGGCTACGACTGCAAAAATATTGTCCGGCTGAACGTGTTTACTACCTCAACGGCCGAATTTTTTACGACCTGCGTGGACGTCTACCAAAATTTTACGGCTAAACATGGCATGAAGCAGGCGACTACGCTGGTTGAAGTGAAAGGCCTATACCAGACCGCAACCGTCGAACTGGAAGCTACCGTAGTGAAATAGAAATTTGGCTAGTTTTGCCTGGAAGAACGCTGTTCTATCGACGCGAAAACACCACAACGAATGGGATCGGCAGAAAAAGAAACTGGAACTGTTTGCCCGACCAATCGGCAACAATGGCGGGAATGGCTGCAAGCGAATCACGCTGAAAAGCAATCCGTTTGGTTGATTTACCACAAAAAGAAATCAGCGAGTTCAGGAATCGTTTATACCGATGCGGTCGATGAAGCGCTTTGTTTCGGGTGGATCGACAGCCAGTCTAAACCATTGGATCAGGAAACGTACAGGCAGTTTTTCAGCCGGCGAAAACCAGCGAGTGTGTGGTCGAGAATCAACAAAGAAAAGGTTCAGCGACTCATCAGCGAAGGACGCATGACTCCGGCGGGTTTGGCCGCCATCGACCGGGCAAAAGAGAATGGTTCCTGGACGATGCTGGATGAAGTCGAGCAGCTGATCATCCCCACGGACCTGGAGCAGGCATTCGAACAGAAACCGAACGCCAAAAACTATTTCCTGAGTCTGTGCCGGTCCGACAAACGCGCTATTTTACAATGGCTTGTGCTCGCCAAACGGGAAGAGACGCGGCAAAATCGAATCACTGAACTGGTCGAGCTAGCTGATCGGAGGCTGAAGCCCAAACTACTGCAAGGGGCGAAAAAACGGGCCGTTGTTGCAGAGAAGCCGGCGACGGATCACCCTGATCTACTCGCCTGATTTTTCGAATAATCCCATAAAAAAACGGCCATCCCCAACAGGATCGGCCGTTTTTTATGATGAACGCCAAAGGCTGAGCTTACTTCTTCGCCGAAGCAATCAGATCGTTGGCCATTTTTACGTAATCCGCGTTTTTTGCTTCGGTCGCCAACGCCACCGTTTTCTCCGCGCTGGCAATCGCATTCGCTTTCTCTTTCAATTTTAGCTCGATCCGGGCTTTCAGCAACATTACCCAGAAGGCTTTCGGGTTTTGTTCGGTGGCTTTGGTTACCCAGCCGAGAGCCTGTTTCAAATCCCGATTGGTGTCGTAATAATAACTGGCAGCCTCAAAGTAGGCAGGCTTGTCAGACGCCAGCGAAGCCTCGATGTTCTTCACGATCGTTTGATCAATATCGGCTGTGATCGTGACGGGCACGCGGGTTTTATCCCACATGATTTCCAGCACGGCCGAGTTAGGCAGAATGTCGGCGATGTTGATGGTAAATGTTTCAACTTTATTGGCCAGCGTCGTTGGTTTCACCTGAACCCGCACGACTTCGTTTTCCTTTTTGTAGTCGCCGACGTTAGCGCCCAGAGCCAGGTCTTTGGACAGCATGACCTCCCAGCTCGTCTTCCCCGGAATGGTGAATAACCCGTAGGTACCCGCTTTCACCTCTTTGCCTTCCAGCTTCACATCCGACGAGAAGGTGATTTTGGAAGTGGCGTTGGCTCCGGTACGCCACACTTTATCATAAGGAACCAGATCGCCGAAGATAGCGCGTCCTTTAACCGCTGGTCGGGAATAGTCGAGCGTAATATCACCCAGTGCGAAACTTTGCTTAGTGGTCTGTGCAGGGCTGGCGGCTGGTACTCTAAGCTGCGCCTGAACGGTTGAGAGTGAGCTGGTTGTAAGGAAAAGGGCTAAGGCAACGGCTGGGAAACGTAGACTCTTCATGACGAAGGAATAATGAATTTGAGTGTTATAAGTTTATTTTCTGAAACCCAAAGGTACAGATAATTGCGGCTGTAAACTTGGGTCGGGCGAAGGAGCGTCAAATTCGTAGTAGCCCCCCTGTCATCTTACGGCTGTTGGGAAACACCAACTGCGTCAGCAACCGGATAATTTGTCGTTCTATTATTTTTATATATAAGAAAATTATATATTTTTGTTTGAAAGTTAACTGTTGACGTAATCGACTAAGCCGTATGGACGCAGCGAATGGAGACTATTTACGGGGTACACTCAAAACGATTGTGCTTCGGTTGTTAGCCCAGCAGGGACGAATGTATGGGTACGAAATCACGCAGGCCGTCGAAGAACGTACGGGTGGCGAACTAACGCTCACGTTTGGTGCGCTTTACCCAGTACTTCACAAGCTGGAAGACGAAGGCTTATTGGTTACCCAAAGCCAGGAAGTTGATGGGCGGCTGCGCAAATACTACCTGCTTACCCCAACGGGCAGTGAAGTAGCGATTCGCAAAGCCGATGAATTTGAACGGTTTATTCAGCTGATGCGGCTGCTCATCCGGCCCACACCCGATGTAGCTTTCGGGCAATAAGTCATCCCGTATTTTCCTTCACCCAGATCGCTATTGATTTATGAACAAACTGTCACGCGCCCAACTCGACCGCTTAACACAGCACATCCAGCAGACGAAGCCGCATGAGGCACTACAAGCCGAACTCGTCGATCATATTGCCTCCCAGATTGAGCAGCGGATGGATCAGGGATACGATTTTTCGACGGCGTTTGAACAGGTTATGCAACAGGCGAACCCACAAGCCCTGGACCAGCTCAAGCAAGTATACCTTCAGGAATTCGGTATCAGGCATTCGCAGCTAACATCGACACCTTTACGGGTAGGGATTCGGTCAAAACGTCGTCCCGATACCAAGCCCTTTCGGTACATGCTACTCTCCAGCGTGCTCACCTTTTTGATACTCATGGTTTTTTTGATCGTGGTTAGTCGTCCCCTGTCCATACCCATAGACGCGTTCCAAACCGCCTGGAAGGCCGGACTGGCGGGGTTAGTTGGTGTATTCATCGTTCGTTGGTGGCTAGCGCGCAGGCTCCGCAAACCGAAACGACTGCAGACGGTCTGACCGCGGGTTTACCTAGATGACTAAGTTGTCCTAACTCCCTTTTCCAATGGTGATTCATTACCTCACGGTGGCCCGGCGTCACTTGTGGCAACATTGGCGTGTCAATCTCATTAGCCTGCTGGGTCTGGCGGTGGGGTTAGCCAGTGGCCTGGTGCTGTTTTTAGTGGTCAACTACCTCTTTAGCTTTGATCGCTATCACCCGCATCTGGACCGAACCTACTGGATTGTAACCGACATCAAGCGGGAAACCGTCAACCCAACCGACGCAGCCCCCCGCCCGCTGGCGGAGGTACTCCGGCGCGACTATGCCTTTGTAGAAAGTGCAGTCCGGCTGGAAACGTTCTTTGGGCGAACCCTGATCGTTCCGAATGGACAGGGCGGTTGGATCAAAAAGTTCGCGGAGGCTCGTACCGTTTGCTTTACCGAGCCTCAGTATTTTGACTTGTTTGGCGTAGAGTGGGTGAGCGGTAACCGGCAAACGGCACTGGCTGCTCCGAATACCATTGTGCTTAGTGAACAGTATGCCCGTAAATATTTCGATACCGCACCGGCCTTGGGGCGAACCATTCGGCTAGACAATCGAACCGACCTGACGGTAACGGGCATTGTCAGGAACCCGCCCGCCAATACCCAGCTTCGGTACGATGCTTTTGTCTCATACGCCACCATTCCCGTCCTCGAAGGGCAACATGCGTTGGCCGACTGGCAGGGGCTACAAGCTATGTGCTTCGTACGACTGCGGGAGGGAACTAATCCCGACCTACTCAATCGAAGTTTACCGGTCATTCGGCGTAAAAATCTACCAGCTCAGCACGTTAACCAATTTGATTATAAGGTCTTGCCGCTGGCAGAACTGAACCATCAGCGCAGTGGTACGGCTCCGCGTTCAGTGCTCTACGCACTGATTGGGGTAGGGGTGCTCCTTGTGCTGGCTGGCTGCGTCAATTTTATTAACCTGGCGACGGCCCGGGCGCTCAAACGGGCGCGGGAGGTGGGTGTTCGCAAAGTGATGGGTAGCACGCATTGGCAACTGATCGGTCAGTTCATGCTGGAAACCGCCTTGCTGGTACTACTCGCGGTGCTTGTCGCTTTGGTGCTGACCCAGCTAAGCGTACCGCTGGTCAATCGAACCCTGGCCGCGAACGTTGAAATGCTCCATCCGGATCTGTCCATTGGCGATGTGATTCAGCCGCGGGCCATGGGGTGGTTTCTGGGTCTGATCGGTGGCGTTATTATTCTTTCGGGCCTGTATCCGGCCTTCGTGCTGGCCCGTTTCAATCCGGCAACGGCACTCACGAACCGACCAGCAACTCGACTTGCAGGCGGGCTAACCGTTCGGCAGATACTTATTCTGGGTCAGTTTGTGCTGATGTACTTGTTCATCCTGGGCGTGCTGGTCATTACGACGCAACTTCGGCATATGCAAAAAGTACCCTGGGGTTTTCGACACGACCCGGCGCTGGTCGTTTTTCTGCCCCAGCAGGGGGGCGTTCCTATGTCGGTCTTACGAGAACAGTGGAAGCGTATTCCAGGCGTTGAGGAAGTGGCTTTCGGAAGCGATCTGCCCGCGTCGCCCCACAACTGGCCCAATCCATTCAGCTACCACACCGCGACCGAACCCGAATCCTTCGAAACCCGCGTACGGGCGGTGGATGAAAACTACCTGTCCGTTTTCGACTTGTCGCTGGTGGCGGGTCGGAACGTCCG of Spirosoma agri contains these proteins:
- a CDS encoding helix-turn-helix transcriptional regulator, whose product is MIDNETNRLSRLVSLLTLLQTKRTVTAGELANRFSVSTRTIYRDIRTLESAGIPVVTQDGKGYAMLDGYRLPPVMFTREEAIALLTAEKMTAQLTDAITAQRFGTAMDKLRAVLKRADRDHLETITPHIQVLAPTGQPDPPNAYQQLMAAATARRVVHLHYWSADSGLPTTRDIEPIGLYLSQQWHVVAYCRLRQAFRDFRLDRIQQLAVRDEVFVARPETLQHYWEKEASRQGKDKVVIHVQAAAVLPASAQHLQDTKHHYGWTHDQSLSDGVVEMTFLVGSLPYMAAWLLPYAGAVTIREPHALREHLRELAQRAYDFFCVSDQGMT
- a CDS encoding RidA family protein, which translates into the protein MNSTVEKRTIDPWKWGEYTNSAQAVEVRQPEGTLYCSGQVAIDANGQVRDADMRTQLVQTIQNVEQLISEAGYDCKNIVRLNVFTTSTAEFFTTCVDVYQNFTAKHGMKQATTLVEVKGLYQTATVELEATVVK
- a CDS encoding YdeI/OmpD-associated family protein produces the protein MGSAEKETGTVCPTNRQQWREWLQANHAEKQSVWLIYHKKKSASSGIVYTDAVDEALCFGWIDSQSKPLDQETYRQFFSRRKPASVWSRINKEKVQRLISEGRMTPAGLAAIDRAKENGSWTMLDEVEQLIIPTDLEQAFEQKPNAKNYFLSLCRSDKRAILQWLVLAKREETRQNRITELVELADRRLKPKLLQGAKKRAVVAEKPATDHPDLLA
- a CDS encoding DUF2911 domain-containing protein yields the protein MKSLRFPAVALALFLTTSSLSTVQAQLRVPAASPAQTTKQSFALGDITLDYSRPAVKGRAIFGDLVPYDKVWRTGANATSKITFSSDVKLEGKEVKAGTYGLFTIPGKTSWEVMLSKDLALGANVGDYKKENEVVRVQVKPTTLANKVETFTINIADILPNSAVLEIMWDKTRVPVTITADIDQTIVKNIEASLASDKPAYFEAASYYYDTNRDLKQALGWVTKATEQNPKAFWVMLLKARIELKLKEKANAIASAEKTVALATEAKNADYVKMANDLIASAKK
- a CDS encoding PadR family transcriptional regulator codes for the protein MDAANGDYLRGTLKTIVLRLLAQQGRMYGYEITQAVEERTGGELTLTFGALYPVLHKLEDEGLLVTQSQEVDGRLRKYYLLTPTGSEVAIRKADEFERFIQLMRLLIRPTPDVAFGQ
- a CDS encoding SoxR reducing system RseC family protein; its protein translation is MNKLSRAQLDRLTQHIQQTKPHEALQAELVDHIASQIEQRMDQGYDFSTAFEQVMQQANPQALDQLKQVYLQEFGIRHSQLTSTPLRVGIRSKRRPDTKPFRYMLLSSVLTFLILMVFLIVVSRPLSIPIDAFQTAWKAGLAGLVGVFIVRWWLARRLRKPKRLQTV
- a CDS encoding ABC transporter permease; protein product: MVIHYLTVARRHLWQHWRVNLISLLGLAVGLASGLVLFLVVNYLFSFDRYHPHLDRTYWIVTDIKRETVNPTDAAPRPLAEVLRRDYAFVESAVRLETFFGRTLIVPNGQGGWIKKFAEARTVCFTEPQYFDLFGVEWVSGNRQTALAAPNTIVLSEQYARKYFDTAPALGRTIRLDNRTDLTVTGIVRNPPANTQLRYDAFVSYATIPVLEGQHALADWQGLQAMCFVRLREGTNPDLLNRSLPVIRRKNLPAQHVNQFDYKVLPLAELNHQRSGTAPRSVLYALIGVGVLLVLAGCVNFINLATARALKRAREVGVRKVMGSTHWQLIGQFMLETALLVLLAVLVALVLTQLSVPLVNRTLAANVEMLHPDLSIGDVIQPRAMGWFLGLIGGVIILSGLYPAFVLARFNPATALTNRPATRLAGGLTVRQILILGQFVLMYLFILGVLVITTQLRHMQKVPWGFRHDPALVVFLPQQGGVPMSVLREQWKRIPGVEEVAFGSDLPASPHNWPNPFSYHTATEPESFETRVRAVDENYLSVFDLSLVAGRNVRSPDTTGREVLVNETLVKQLGVVSPAAILGKPIRLKDADRVIVGIVRDFRSGDLHQPVLPITLIHDLPHSRAAVLRLSPAYSDQTRQAIQRVWDKVLPDQVYHAETLTDLMQHFTETERLLGGLAQAFALVAIGLSCLGLYGLVTFLSETKAKEIGVRRVLGARTTQLLWVLGREFGKLLGLGFLVAAPVGAWALSGWLQQYAYRIPVSGWLVVATFLLTGLITALTVFRQALSAARINPVYYLKSE